A part of Thermus sp. LT1-2-5 genomic DNA contains:
- a CDS encoding aminopeptidase gives MDAFREPLEKLAELAIRVGLNLEKGQEVIATAPIEALDFVRLLAEKAYREGASLFTVLYGDNALSRKRLSLAPEEGLDKAPAWLYEGMAKAFREGAARLAVSGNDPKALEGLPPERVGRAQQANARAYKPALEAITEFVTNWTIVPFAHPGWAKAVFPELPEVEAVKRLWQAIFQATRVDQEDPIAAWEAHNRFLHEKVAYLNARRFHALHFQGPGTDLVVGLAEGHLWQGGATPTKQGRLCNPNLPTEEVFTAPHRERVEGVVRASRPLALGGTLVEGIWARFERGVAVEVGAKTGEEVLLRVLSTDEGARRLGEVALVSADNPIAKTGLVFFDTLFDENAASHIAFGQAYAETLEGRPSGEAFRQRGGNESLVHIDWMIGSEEVDVDGLYQDGTRIPLMRRGVWVV, from the coding sequence GTGGACGCCTTTAGGGAACCCCTGGAGAAGCTAGCCGAGCTCGCCATCCGCGTGGGCCTCAACCTGGAAAAGGGGCAGGAGGTCATCGCCACCGCCCCCATCGAGGCGTTAGACTTCGTCCGCCTCCTGGCGGAAAAGGCCTACCGGGAGGGGGCAAGCCTCTTCACCGTGCTTTATGGGGACAACGCCCTTTCCCGCAAGCGCCTTTCCCTGGCCCCGGAAGAGGGCTTGGACAAGGCCCCCGCCTGGCTTTACGAGGGCATGGCCAAGGCCTTCCGGGAAGGGGCGGCGCGGCTTGCCGTTTCCGGCAATGACCCCAAGGCTCTAGAAGGCCTTCCCCCCGAGCGGGTGGGCCGGGCGCAGCAGGCCAATGCCCGGGCCTACAAGCCGGCCTTGGAAGCCATCACCGAGTTCGTCACCAACTGGACCATCGTCCCCTTCGCCCACCCGGGGTGGGCCAAGGCGGTCTTCCCAGAGCTCCCCGAGGTGGAGGCCGTCAAGCGGCTTTGGCAGGCCATCTTCCAGGCCACACGGGTGGACCAGGAGGACCCCATCGCCGCCTGGGAGGCCCACAACCGCTTCCTGCACGAGAAGGTGGCCTACCTGAACGCCCGCCGCTTCCATGCCCTTCACTTCCAAGGCCCCGGCACCGACCTGGTGGTGGGCCTGGCGGAAGGGCACCTCTGGCAGGGCGGGGCCACGCCCACGAAACAGGGGCGGCTTTGCAACCCCAACCTGCCCACGGAGGAAGTCTTCACCGCGCCCCACCGGGAGCGGGTGGAAGGGGTGGTGCGGGCAAGCCGGCCCCTGGCCCTGGGGGGCACCTTGGTGGAGGGCATCTGGGCCCGGTTCGAGAGAGGTGTGGCGGTGGAGGTGGGGGCAAAGACGGGCGAGGAGGTGCTCCTAAGGGTGCTTTCCACCGACGAGGGAGCCCGGCGGCTAGGGGAGGTGGCCCTGGTTTCCGCCGACAACCCCATCGCCAAAACGGGCCTCGTTTTCTTCGATACCCTCTTTGACGAGAACGCCGCCAGCCACATCGCCTTCGGCCAGGCGTATGCGGAAACCCTCGAGGGCCGCCCCTCAGGGGAAGCCTTCCGCCAGCGGGGCGGCAACGAGAGCCTGGTCCACATAGACTGGATGATCGGCTCGGAGGAGGTGGACGTGGACGGGCTTTACCAGGACGGCACCCGCATCCCCCTTATGCGGCGGGGGGTTTGGGTGGTCTGA
- the nifJ gene encoding pyruvate:ferredoxin (flavodoxin) oxidoreductase yields the protein MRPITVDGNEAVARVAYRLSEVIAIYPITPSSPMAELSDEWAARGEPNLFGLVPKVVEMQSEGGAAGALHGALQEGALATTFTASQGLLLMIPDMYKIAGQALPGVIHVAARALATHALSIFGDHQDLYAVRSTGFGILVSDSVQAAQDLAAIAHVAALQASLPVLHAMDGFRTSHEVQKIQPLSDKELKELFPFAALDAFRRRALTPEAPVIRGTAQNPDHYFQNREAINPYYQRFPQVVKEAMDRFARVTGRRYAPYEYFGHPEAERVVVVMGSASLAVEEAVEYLLKRGEKVGMVRVRLYRPFHLEDFLAAFPKSVRRVAVLDRGKEPGAVGEPLFQEVAAAFALKGGEVPLLVGGRYGLSSKEFTPAMALGLYEALKGERPRHGFTLGIQDDVSHTSLPYPEVDFEDPASVRAVFFALGADGTVSANKNTIKIIGEETPLYAQGYFVYDSKKSGSRTISHLRFGPNPLNKPYLIRRANFVGIHQWGFLERFPMLEVAEENATVLLNSPYPKEEVWDHLPRPVQEEILRKNLKVYVVNAYELARKVGLPGRINVLMQAAFFKLSGVLPEEDAKARIKKAIEKTYGKRGRSVLEKNFQAVELGFQAVEPLPIPGRITSEKGLVSPMVGDPPPFVKEVLGPIALGLGDTLPVSAFPIDGTYPTGTARYEKRGIAEFVPTWDPEVCVQCGKCVLVCPHAVVRAKVVPEEALVGAPEGFPHRKAMWKELSGEFVLAISPDDCTGCSLCVEVCPAKDKRNPSRKALNLAPRLEVREAMNRHWDFFLALPETPRAGLKLHTVKDVQLLEPLFEFPGACAGCGETPYLRLLSQLFGDRLIVANATGCSSIYGGNLPTTPWSKNKEGRGPAWANSLFEDNAEFGLGMRLALDKKAEHAKKLLPEFRGVLGEDLVARLLAEVGPEGVAERRKDVALLRERLQGLDDPRARDLLAVADALIPHSVWIVGGDGWAYDIGYGGLDHVLASGAKVRVLVLDTEVYSNTGGQASKATGLGAVAKFAMAGKPSPKKDLAFMAMSYGHVYVAQIAMGANDAHTLRAFLEAEAHEGPALLIAYSHCIAHGIDMAKGMDHQKLAERSGYWPLFRYIPGEGLKLDSKPPTLPLRDYFYAENRYRLLLQTHPEEAEAFLKAAEEAVRARWERLERLAGQTAIPAS from the coding sequence ATGCGTCCCATTACCGTGGACGGGAACGAGGCGGTAGCCCGGGTGGCCTACCGCCTTTCCGAGGTCATCGCCATCTACCCCATCACCCCCTCGAGCCCCATGGCCGAACTTTCCGACGAGTGGGCGGCCAGGGGGGAGCCCAACCTCTTCGGCCTGGTGCCCAAGGTGGTGGAGATGCAGTCCGAAGGGGGGGCGGCGGGGGCCTTGCACGGGGCCTTGCAGGAGGGCGCCTTGGCCACCACCTTCACCGCAAGCCAAGGCTTGCTCCTCATGATCCCCGACATGTACAAGATCGCCGGGCAGGCCCTGCCCGGGGTGATCCACGTGGCCGCTCGAGCCCTGGCCACCCACGCCCTTTCCATCTTCGGCGACCACCAGGACCTCTACGCCGTGCGCTCCACCGGCTTTGGCATCTTGGTTTCCGACTCGGTGCAGGCGGCGCAGGACCTGGCGGCCATCGCCCACGTGGCGGCCCTTCAGGCCAGCCTTCCCGTCCTCCATGCCATGGACGGCTTCCGCACCTCCCACGAGGTGCAGAAGATCCAACCCCTTTCCGATAAGGAGCTAAAGGAACTGTTCCCCTTTGCCGCCTTGGATGCCTTCCGCAGGCGGGCCCTCACCCCTGAGGCCCCGGTGATCCGGGGCACGGCGCAAAACCCGGACCATTACTTTCAAAACCGCGAGGCCATCAACCCCTACTACCAGCGCTTCCCCCAGGTGGTGAAGGAGGCCATGGACCGCTTCGCCCGGGTGACGGGGCGGCGCTACGCCCCTTACGAGTACTTCGGCCACCCCGAAGCGGAGCGGGTGGTGGTGGTCATGGGCTCCGCTTCCTTGGCGGTGGAGGAGGCGGTGGAGTACCTCCTCAAGCGGGGCGAGAAGGTGGGCATGGTGCGGGTCCGCCTCTACCGCCCCTTCCACCTGGAGGACTTCCTGGCGGCCTTCCCCAAAAGCGTGCGCCGGGTGGCGGTTTTGGACCGGGGCAAGGAGCCTGGGGCGGTGGGGGAGCCCCTCTTCCAGGAGGTGGCGGCGGCCTTCGCCCTGAAAGGCGGGGAGGTCCCCCTCTTGGTGGGCGGGCGCTATGGGCTTTCCTCCAAGGAGTTCACCCCCGCCATGGCCCTGGGGCTTTACGAGGCGCTAAAAGGGGAAAGGCCCCGCCACGGCTTTACCCTCGGTATTCAGGACGACGTGTCCCACACCAGCCTCCCGTATCCCGAGGTGGACTTCGAAGACCCGGCCTCGGTGCGGGCGGTCTTCTTCGCCTTGGGGGCGGACGGGACGGTTTCCGCCAACAAGAACACCATCAAGATCATCGGGGAGGAAACGCCCCTTTACGCTCAAGGCTACTTCGTCTACGACTCTAAAAAGTCCGGCTCCCGCACCATCAGCCACCTGCGCTTTGGCCCCAACCCCTTGAACAAGCCCTACCTCATCCGGAGGGCCAACTTCGTGGGCATCCACCAGTGGGGATTTTTGGAGCGGTTCCCCATGCTGGAGGTGGCGGAGGAAAACGCCACCGTTCTCCTCAATAGCCCCTACCCCAAGGAAGAGGTCTGGGACCACTTGCCCAGGCCCGTGCAGGAGGAGATCCTGCGCAAGAACCTCAAGGTCTACGTGGTGAACGCCTACGAGCTTGCCCGCAAGGTGGGGCTTCCGGGCCGCATCAATGTCCTCATGCAGGCGGCCTTCTTCAAGCTCTCCGGGGTCTTGCCCGAGGAGGATGCCAAGGCCCGTATCAAAAAGGCCATAGAAAAGACCTATGGCAAGCGGGGGAGAAGCGTCTTGGAGAAGAACTTTCAAGCGGTGGAGCTGGGCTTCCAGGCGGTGGAGCCCCTCCCCATTCCCGGGCGCATCACCTCGGAAAAGGGCCTGGTATCCCCGATGGTGGGGGACCCCCCTCCTTTCGTCAAGGAGGTCCTGGGCCCCATCGCCTTAGGCCTAGGGGATACCCTGCCCGTTTCCGCCTTCCCCATAGACGGCACCTACCCCACGGGCACCGCCCGCTACGAGAAGCGGGGCATCGCCGAGTTCGTGCCCACCTGGGACCCCGAGGTATGCGTGCAGTGCGGGAAGTGCGTCTTGGTCTGTCCCCATGCCGTGGTGCGGGCCAAGGTGGTGCCGGAGGAGGCTTTGGTGGGTGCCCCGGAAGGCTTTCCCCACCGCAAGGCCATGTGGAAGGAGCTTTCTGGGGAGTTTGTCCTGGCCATAAGCCCCGACGACTGCACGGGGTGCTCCTTGTGCGTGGAGGTCTGCCCGGCCAAGGACAAGCGCAACCCAAGCCGGAAGGCCTTGAACCTGGCGCCCCGCCTCGAGGTCCGGGAGGCCATGAACCGGCACTGGGACTTCTTTTTGGCCCTACCGGAAACGCCCCGTGCTGGCCTTAAGCTCCACACCGTTAAGGACGTGCAGCTCCTGGAGCCCCTCTTTGAGTTCCCCGGGGCCTGCGCCGGGTGCGGGGAAACCCCGTACCTTAGGCTCCTCTCCCAGCTCTTTGGCGACCGCCTCATCGTGGCCAACGCCACGGGGTGTAGCTCCATCTACGGCGGCAACCTACCCACCACGCCTTGGAGCAAGAACAAGGAAGGCCGGGGCCCCGCCTGGGCCAACTCCCTCTTTGAGGACAACGCTGAGTTCGGCCTAGGCATGCGCCTGGCCCTGGACAAGAAGGCGGAGCACGCCAAAAAGCTCCTTCCCGAGTTCCGTGGGGTGCTGGGGGAGGACCTGGTGGCGCGGCTTCTTGCCGAGGTGGGCCCGGAAGGCGTAGCGGAGCGGCGGAAGGATGTGGCCCTGTTGCGGGAGCGGCTTCAGGGGCTGGATGACCCAAGGGCGAGGGACCTCCTGGCGGTAGCCGATGCCCTCATCCCTCACTCGGTCTGGATCGTGGGCGGGGACGGGTGGGCTTATGACATCGGCTACGGGGGGCTGGACCACGTCCTGGCCTCGGGGGCCAAGGTGAGGGTCTTGGTCCTGGACACGGAGGTCTACTCCAACACCGGGGGTCAGGCCTCCAAGGCCACGGGCCTCGGGGCGGTGGCCAAGTTCGCCATGGCGGGCAAGCCCAGCCCCAAGAAGGACCTGGCCTTCATGGCCATGAGCTACGGCCACGTGTACGTGGCCCAGATCGCCATGGGGGCGAACGACGCCCACACCCTGCGGGCCTTCTTGGAGGCGGAGGCCCACGAGGGCCCCGCCCTCCTCATCGCTTACAGCCATTGCATCGCCCACGGCATCGACATGGCCAAGGGCATGGACCACCAGAAGCTGGCGGAGCGCTCGGGGTACTGGCCGCTGTTCCGGTACATACCCGGGGAGGGTTTGAAGCTGGACTCCAAGCCCCCCACCTTACCCCTCCGGGATTACTTCTATGCGGAAAACCGCTACCGCCTTCTCCTCCAGACCCACCCCGAGGAGGCCGAGGCCTTCTTGAAGGCGGCGGAGGAGGCGGTGCGGGCGCGGTGGGAAAGGCTAGAGCGGCTAGCGGGCCAGACGGCCATTCCGGCGAGCTAG